A single genomic interval of Picosynechococcus sp. PCC 7003 harbors:
- a CDS encoding TolB family protein, translating to MKLGATYRWKLLLSGILFGLTGCGRALFYQPQIATGGINSNFAEEFPSYSGDGRYLAFASERDGRRNIFLYDLQTNQLVNLPNLNRRDSSQDQPDLSEDGRFIAYVSTERGRQDVFVYDRNQGRSQLLTVNLRGSVQNPTISGDGRRVAFQSNERGQWNLMLVDVAP from the coding sequence ATGAAACTAGGCGCGACCTACCGTTGGAAATTGTTATTGAGTGGTATCCTGTTTGGGCTGACGGGCTGTGGTCGAGCACTTTTTTATCAACCCCAAATTGCCACGGGGGGAATCAACAGTAATTTTGCCGAAGAATTTCCCAGCTACAGCGGCGATGGGCGCTATCTTGCCTTTGCCTCAGAACGGGACGGCCGCCGCAATATTTTTCTCTACGACCTCCAAACCAATCAATTAGTCAACCTACCCAACCTCAACCGCCGCGACTCCAGCCAAGACCAACCGGATCTCAGCGAAGATGGACGCTTTATCGCCTATGTTTCTACGGAACGAGGTCGGCAGGATGTGTTTGTCTATGATCGCAACCAGGGGCGATCGCAGTTGTTAACGGTGAATCTACGGGGTTCGGTGCAAAATCCCACCATTAGCGGTGATGGACGCCGCGTGGCCTTCCAGAGTAATGAGCGGGGGCAATGGAATTTGATGCTGGTGGACGTGGCTCCCTAG
- the secF gene encoding protein translocase subunit SecF has protein sequence MTFKFSVIKQRLLWWSVSAIAILASLLFMGISFNQLQAPLRPSLDFVGGTKIQVALDCTVADNCTDPLETATIQTVVNDQGVGSSTVQILGQERTTFSVRTPQLDVDQRSRLLDALESEVGALDPGTIQIDSVGPTIGRELFIQGMLALLVSFFGIIVYLSIRFQFDYALFAIAALLHDVLITAGVFALLGLVLGVEVDSLFLVALLTIIGFSVNDTVVIYDRIRENLNADEGDSIDQIVDHSVQQTLGRSINTTLTTLLPLLAIFLFGGSTLKFFALALIIGFLCGSYSSIFVASTLLAWWRNRNGAPPTVTKEAVNVTEFS, from the coding sequence ATGACTTTTAAATTTAGCGTCATTAAACAGCGTCTCCTTTGGTGGTCTGTTTCAGCGATCGCCATCCTTGCGAGTTTGTTGTTTATGGGCATTTCCTTCAACCAACTTCAAGCGCCTCTCCGACCCAGTTTAGATTTTGTTGGGGGCACAAAAATCCAAGTGGCCCTCGATTGTACGGTGGCCGATAACTGTACTGACCCTTTAGAAACGGCGACGATCCAAACCGTTGTGAATGACCAGGGGGTCGGCAGCAGTACGGTACAAATCTTGGGCCAAGAGCGAACCACTTTTTCAGTGCGCACGCCCCAGCTTGATGTGGATCAACGGAGCCGCTTACTTGACGCCCTAGAATCTGAGGTGGGCGCCCTAGACCCTGGCACGATCCAAATTGACTCGGTGGGGCCAACCATTGGTCGGGAGCTATTCATCCAAGGAATGCTCGCTCTCCTGGTTTCTTTTTTTGGGATTATTGTTTATCTGAGTATCCGCTTTCAGTTTGACTATGCACTGTTTGCGATCGCCGCATTGTTACATGATGTGTTGATCACGGCTGGGGTCTTTGCGCTGCTCGGTCTGGTGTTAGGGGTTGAAGTGGATAGTCTTTTTCTCGTGGCCCTACTGACGATTATTGGTTTTTCTGTGAATGATACGGTGGTCATTTACGATCGCATTCGCGAAAACCTTAATGCTGACGAGGGGGATAGTATCGATCAAATCGTCGATCACTCCGTCCAGCAAACCCTGGGCCGTTCCATCAACACCACCCTCACTACCCTATTGCCGCTTTTGGCCATCTTTTTGTTTGGTGGTTCGACCCTCAAGTTTTTTGCCCTCGCCTTGATTATTGGCTTTCTATGCGGCTCTTACTCTAGTATTTTTGTCGCCAGTACCCTCCTGGCTTGGTGGCGCAATCGTAACGGTGCGCCCCCCACAGTCACCAAAGAGGCGGTGAATGTCACAGAATTTTCCTAG
- the secD gene encoding protein translocase subunit SecD, whose amino-acid sequence MQKQRLIIVAVLFLVAIAITILTTLPLQLGLDLKGGAQLTIQVQPNAEGVVVEASDTAAVKRVIENRINGLGVAEPITQLVGNDRILVQLPGVTDPEQAERVLGGTAQLEFRPQNPDTEAEFQETYALRRQLDAQLNSLRASENPATSDAEIEELETTIDSLDQEILALFEPVGLVGEYVTNAQPAPTQAGNSWQVFLNFNAEGAELFAEITKGLAGTGRSVGIFLDDALLSAPTVGPEYAAQGIAGGNVTITGNFDIDTASDLAIQIRGGSLPFPVAVVENRTVGATLGQDSIRQSIYAGIAGLILVLVFVAVYYRLPGLIADVALVVYTLLTLACYSLVGVTLTLPGIAGFILSIGMAVDANVLIFERTREEIYKGNTLYRAVESGFFNAFSSILDSNVTTLIACAALFFLGSGLVKGFALTLAIGVGVSMFTAVTCSRTLLLLTVLGLPAVRQNPKLFAPKVPN is encoded by the coding sequence ATGCAAAAACAACGCTTAATCATAGTTGCAGTTCTTTTTTTGGTGGCGATCGCCATCACGATTTTGACAACCTTACCCCTCCAACTTGGTCTAGATCTCAAAGGTGGCGCCCAATTGACGATCCAGGTACAACCCAATGCCGAAGGAGTTGTCGTCGAAGCCAGTGATACGGCTGCCGTGAAGCGAGTTATCGAAAATCGCATCAATGGTCTAGGAGTTGCCGAACCCATTACCCAACTCGTGGGAAATGACCGCATCCTTGTGCAATTGCCTGGGGTGACTGACCCTGAACAGGCAGAGCGAGTCCTCGGTGGCACGGCCCAGCTAGAGTTTCGGCCCCAAAACCCTGATACCGAAGCCGAATTCCAAGAAACCTACGCCCTCCGTCGCCAACTCGACGCTCAGTTAAATAGCCTCCGCGCTAGTGAAAACCCTGCCACTAGCGATGCCGAGATTGAAGAATTAGAAACGACCATTGACAGTCTCGATCAAGAAATTCTTGCCCTATTTGAGCCCGTTGGTTTAGTCGGTGAATATGTCACCAATGCCCAACCCGCTCCCACCCAGGCTGGTAACAGTTGGCAAGTCTTTCTTAATTTCAATGCTGAGGGGGCCGAACTCTTCGCCGAAATTACGAAAGGTTTAGCTGGGACAGGTCGGAGCGTGGGCATTTTCTTAGATGATGCACTCCTCAGCGCCCCCACCGTTGGCCCAGAATATGCCGCCCAAGGGATCGCCGGAGGCAATGTGACCATTACCGGCAACTTTGACATTGATACTGCCAGCGATCTTGCGATTCAGATTCGGGGTGGGTCGTTACCCTTCCCGGTGGCCGTAGTTGAGAACCGTACCGTGGGGGCAACCCTTGGCCAAGATTCCATTCGCCAAAGTATCTATGCAGGGATTGCGGGCTTAATTCTGGTATTGGTCTTTGTGGCGGTTTATTACCGTTTGCCGGGGCTGATCGCAGATGTGGCTTTGGTGGTTTATACCCTGCTGACTTTGGCCTGTTACTCCCTGGTGGGGGTCACGCTGACGTTACCGGGGATTGCTGGATTTATCCTGAGCATCGGCATGGCTGTAGATGCAAACGTGCTGATCTTTGAGCGCACCCGGGAGGAGATTTACAAGGGCAATACCCTGTACCGGGCTGTGGAATCGGGATTTTTTAACGCTTTCTCCAGTATTCTCGATAGTAATGTCACCACTTTGATCGCCTGTGCAGCCCTCTTTTTCTTGGGTTCGGGTTTGGTCAAAGGTTTTGCGTTGACCTTGGCGATTGGGGTCGGGGTGAGTATGTTTACTGCGGTGACCTGCAGCCGGACTTTACTACTGTTGACGGTGTTGGGTTTGCCGGCGGTGCGTCAAAATCCCAAGTTGTTTGCCCCCAAAGTCCCCAACTAA
- a CDS encoding alpha-ketoacid dehydrogenase subunit beta — MAETLLFNALRQAIDEEMARDETVFVMGEDVGHYGGSYKVTKDLAKKYGDLRVLDTPIAENSFTGMAVGAAMTGLRPIIEGMNMGFLLLAFNQISNNAGMLRYTSGGNFTIPMVIRGPGGVGRQLGAEHSQRLEAYFQAVPGLKIVACSTPYNAKGLLKAAIRDENPVLFFEHVLLYNLKENLPDGEYIVPLDKAELVREGKDVTILTYSRMRHHCTQAIKTLEKQGIDPELIDLISLKPIDMETIAKSVKKTHRVIIVEECMKTAGIAAEVMSLINEQLFDELDAPVMRLSSQDIPTPYNGTLERLTIVQPDNIVEAVQNMLALKV, encoded by the coding sequence ATGGCGGAAACTTTACTTTTTAATGCGCTGCGTCAAGCTATCGATGAAGAGATGGCGCGTGACGAGACAGTCTTCGTTATGGGCGAAGATGTGGGTCATTACGGCGGTTCCTACAAGGTAACGAAGGATCTTGCGAAAAAATATGGTGACCTGCGCGTTCTGGATACACCCATCGCAGAGAACAGCTTCACCGGGATGGCTGTTGGGGCTGCCATGACTGGGCTGCGGCCGATCATCGAAGGGATGAACATGGGCTTTTTGCTGTTGGCCTTTAACCAAATTTCTAACAACGCTGGGATGTTGCGCTACACTTCCGGCGGTAATTTCACAATTCCCATGGTGATCCGTGGTCCTGGGGGCGTCGGTCGTCAGTTGGGGGCAGAGCACTCCCAACGCCTAGAGGCCTATTTCCAAGCGGTACCGGGCTTGAAGATTGTGGCCTGTTCTACCCCCTACAATGCCAAGGGTTTATTAAAGGCGGCGATCCGTGATGAAAACCCCGTGCTTTTCTTTGAGCACGTGCTGCTCTACAACCTAAAAGAGAATTTGCCCGATGGGGAATATATCGTGCCCCTCGACAAGGCGGAGCTAGTACGGGAAGGGAAAGATGTAACCATCCTGACCTATTCGCGGATGCGCCATCATTGCACCCAGGCGATCAAAACCCTCGAAAAACAAGGTATTGATCCGGAATTAATTGATCTAATCTCCTTGAAGCCCATCGATATGGAGACGATCGCCAAATCCGTGAAGAAAACCCACCGGGTGATCATCGTCGAAGAATGTATGAAAACGGCGGGGATTGCGGCGGAAGTGATGTCTCTGATCAACGAGCAACTGTTCGATGAATTGGATGCGCCGGTGATGCGTCTCTCCTCCCAGGATATTCCCACCCCCTACAACGGCACCCTGGAGCGGCTTACCATCGTCCAACCCGACAACATCGTCGAAGCAGTGCAAAATATGTTGGCTCTGAAGGTCTAA
- a CDS encoding Hsp20/alpha crystallin family protein, producing the protein MSLVHFSPFSELETVQTQMNRIFDELVGWQGEGGSPWRPSVELLNGDAELTLKAALPGIAADDIDIQLTRESVRISGEYKYEAEQEDEGCYHSEFRYGKFDRTIALPVAIDHENATAEFKDGVLTLKMPKVVPVAKKVVKLQLGKSPEAQKVLEEPTE; encoded by the coding sequence ATGTCTTTAGTGCACTTCTCGCCATTTTCTGAACTAGAAACAGTTCAGACCCAAATGAATCGCATTTTCGATGAACTTGTCGGCTGGCAAGGAGAAGGTGGCTCTCCCTGGCGTCCCTCTGTCGAGCTACTCAACGGAGACGCAGAATTAACCTTGAAAGCTGCACTTCCTGGCATTGCTGCTGACGATATCGACATTCAGTTGACCCGTGAATCAGTCCGCATCTCCGGCGAATATAAATACGAAGCAGAGCAAGAAGATGAAGGCTGCTACCATTCTGAATTCCGCTATGGAAAATTTGATCGCACCATCGCGCTTCCGGTCGCCATTGACCACGAAAATGCCACAGCAGAATTTAAAGATGGCGTTCTGACCTTGAAGATGCCCAAAGTTGTTCCCGTAGCGAAAAAAGTTGTCAAACTACAACTGGGTAAAAGCCCCGAAGCTCAAAAAGTTCTTGAAGAACCAACCGAATAA